The following proteins are co-located in the Cupriavidus pauculus genome:
- a CDS encoding type II toxin-antitoxin system Phd/YefM family antitoxin — MLTVNMHDAKSQLSKLVEALETGNEQEVIIARNGKPAARLVPVQPAFSQRIGGGRAIFAGALEDLSLEQINASDDEVAAMFQGGTD; from the coding sequence ATGCTTACCGTCAACATGCACGATGCCAAGAGCCAGCTTTCCAAGCTTGTGGAAGCCCTGGAGACTGGCAACGAACAGGAAGTCATCATTGCGCGGAACGGCAAGCCTGCGGCCAGGCTCGTTCCTGTGCAGCCCGCGTTCTCGCAGCGGATCGGCGGGGGCAGGGCGATCTTCGCGGGCGCGCTGGAGGACCTGTCTCTGGAGCAGATCAACGCCAGTGACGACGAAGTCGCGGCCATGTTCCAGGGAGGCACGGATTGA
- a CDS encoding TRAP transporter small permease subunit yields the protein MQKLLLGIDRISTVVGQAASWLIVGLTLMISYEVFSRYALGTPHAWVFDASNMLYGALFMLGGAYTLAKRGHVRGDILYGFLAPRAQATIDLVLYLVFFFPGVIALAWAGIDFFEVSLAQNEHSSIAADGPPIYPFKAVIPIAGALLLLQGVAEVARCVMCVSTGHWPRREDDVEEVDVDKLKQMVGQDAAHGVAPAAVPKVEERAQ from the coding sequence ATGCAAAAGCTGCTGCTGGGTATCGACCGGATCAGCACGGTCGTGGGACAGGCGGCCTCGTGGCTGATCGTCGGCCTGACACTGATGATCAGCTACGAGGTGTTCTCGCGCTACGCGCTGGGCACGCCGCACGCCTGGGTGTTCGACGCCAGCAACATGCTCTACGGCGCGCTGTTCATGCTGGGCGGCGCCTACACGCTGGCCAAGCGCGGCCACGTGCGCGGCGACATTCTCTACGGCTTCCTGGCGCCGCGCGCGCAGGCCACCATCGACCTGGTGCTGTACCTGGTGTTCTTCTTCCCTGGCGTGATCGCGCTGGCCTGGGCCGGCATCGACTTCTTCGAGGTGTCGCTGGCGCAGAACGAGCACTCGTCGATTGCCGCCGACGGGCCGCCGATCTACCCGTTCAAGGCCGTCATCCCGATTGCCGGCGCGCTGCTGCTGCTGCAGGGCGTGGCCGAGGTGGCGCGCTGCGTGATGTGCGTGTCCACGGGCCACTGGCCCCGGCGCGAGGACGACGTCGAGGAGGTGGACGTCGACAAGCTCAAGCAGATGGTGGGCCAGGACGCTGCCCACGGCGTGGCGCCGGCCGCGGTGCCCAAGGTGGAGGAGCGCGCGCAATGA
- a CDS encoding carbon starvation CstA family protein — MNRIGQHLLWLAVAVLGAFAFATVALSRGEAVSALWIVVAALCIYLIAYRYYSRFIADKVMQLDPKRMTPAWRHNDGLDYVPTNKAVLFGHHFAAIAGAGPLVGPVLAAQMGYLPGMLWLLAGVVFAGAVQDFMVLFISTRRDGRSLGDLVKSEMGTVPGMIALFGCFMIMIIILAVLALIVVKALADSPWGTFTVAVTIPIAIFMGIYTRYIRPGRIGEVSVIGFVLLMAAIVGGQYVHESATLAPLFTYDGKALTWMLIGYGFVAAVLPVWLLLAPRDYLSTFLKIGTIIALAIGILIVAPELKMPALTQFAAGGGPVWSGNLFPFLFITIACGAVSGFHALISSGTTPKLLENETHARFIGYGAMLAESFVAIMALVAASVIEPGVYFAMNSPAAVIGTTPEAVAATVSTWGFVITPDVLIQTAKDVGENTIISRAGGAPTLAVGIAHILHQVVGGQAMMAFWYHFAILFEALFILTAVDAGTRAGRFMLQDLLGSFVPALKKTESLSANLIATGLTVAAWGYFLYQGVVDPLGGINTLWPLFGISNQMLAAVALVLGTCVLVKMKRGQYAWVTLVPTVWLLICTLTAGWQKLFSADPKVSFLTHAEKFSAAIAEGKVLAPAKSMEQMHRIVFNDYLDAGLCALFMFVVLSIVFYGFKTAMQARGATRRTDSETPFEPLPAQASAASH; from the coding sequence ATGAATCGCATCGGACAACACCTGTTGTGGCTGGCCGTCGCCGTGCTCGGCGCATTTGCCTTTGCCACTGTCGCGCTGTCGCGCGGTGAAGCCGTCAGCGCACTGTGGATCGTGGTTGCCGCGCTCTGCATCTACCTGATCGCCTACCGCTACTACAGCCGCTTCATCGCCGACAAGGTGATGCAGCTCGACCCCAAACGCATGACGCCCGCGTGGCGCCACAACGACGGCCTGGACTACGTGCCGACCAACAAGGCGGTGCTGTTCGGCCACCATTTCGCCGCCATTGCCGGCGCGGGGCCGCTGGTGGGCCCGGTGCTGGCCGCGCAGATGGGCTACCTGCCCGGCATGCTGTGGCTGCTGGCCGGCGTGGTGTTCGCCGGCGCGGTGCAGGACTTCATGGTGCTGTTCATCTCCACGCGCCGCGACGGCCGCTCGCTGGGCGACCTGGTCAAGTCCGAGATGGGTACCGTGCCCGGCATGATCGCGCTGTTCGGCTGCTTCATGATCATGATCATCATCCTGGCGGTGCTGGCGCTGATCGTGGTGAAGGCGCTGGCCGATTCGCCGTGGGGCACGTTCACCGTGGCCGTGACAATCCCGATCGCGATCTTCATGGGCATCTACACGCGCTACATCCGCCCTGGCCGCATCGGCGAGGTGTCGGTCATCGGCTTCGTGCTGCTGATGGCGGCCATCGTCGGCGGCCAGTACGTGCACGAGAGCGCCACGCTGGCGCCGCTGTTCACGTACGACGGCAAGGCGCTGACCTGGATGCTGATCGGCTACGGCTTCGTGGCCGCCGTGCTGCCCGTGTGGCTGCTGCTGGCGCCGCGCGACTACCTGTCCACGTTCCTCAAGATCGGCACGATCATCGCGCTGGCCATCGGCATCCTGATCGTCGCGCCCGAGCTGAAGATGCCCGCGCTGACGCAGTTCGCGGCCGGCGGCGGTCCGGTGTGGTCGGGCAACCTGTTCCCGTTCCTGTTCATCACCATCGCCTGCGGCGCGGTGTCGGGCTTCCACGCGCTGATCTCGTCGGGCACCACGCCCAAGCTGCTGGAAAACGAGACGCACGCGCGCTTCATCGGCTACGGCGCGATGCTGGCCGAGTCGTTCGTCGCCATCATGGCCCTGGTGGCCGCGTCGGTGATCGAGCCGGGCGTCTACTTTGCGATGAACAGCCCGGCCGCCGTGATCGGCACGACGCCGGAGGCCGTGGCGGCCACCGTGTCGACCTGGGGCTTCGTCATCACGCCTGACGTGCTGATCCAGACCGCCAAGGATGTTGGCGAAAATACGATCATCTCGCGCGCCGGCGGTGCCCCGACGCTGGCGGTGGGCATCGCGCACATCCTGCACCAGGTGGTGGGCGGCCAGGCCATGATGGCGTTCTGGTACCACTTTGCCATCCTGTTCGAGGCGCTGTTCATCCTGACCGCCGTCGACGCGGGCACCCGCGCCGGCCGCTTCATGCTGCAGGACCTGCTGGGCAGCTTCGTGCCGGCGCTGAAGAAGACCGAGTCGCTGTCGGCCAACCTGATCGCCACCGGCCTGACCGTGGCGGCCTGGGGCTACTTCCTGTACCAGGGCGTGGTCGATCCGCTGGGTGGCATCAACACGCTGTGGCCGCTGTTCGGCATCTCGAACCAGATGCTGGCCGCCGTGGCGCTGGTGCTGGGCACGTGCGTGCTGGTCAAGATGAAGCGCGGCCAGTACGCCTGGGTGACGCTGGTGCCCACGGTCTGGCTGCTGATCTGCACGCTGACCGCTGGCTGGCAGAAGCTGTTCAGCGCCGACCCGAAGGTCAGCTTCCTGACGCACGCCGAGAAGTTCAGCGCCGCCATTGCCGAGGGCAAGGTGCTGGCGCCGGCCAAGTCGATGGAGCAGATGCACCGCATCGTCTTCAACGACTACCTGGACGCCGGCCTGTGCGCGCTGTTCATGTTCGTGGTGCTGTCGATCGTGTTCTACGGCTTCAAGACCGCGATGCAGGCCCGTGGCGCCACCCGCCGCACCGACAGCGAGACGCCGTTCGAACCGCTGCCGGCGCAGGCTTCGGCCGCATCGCACTGA
- a CDS encoding TRAP transporter large permease produces MRKELWFGVTLMVLIIGAVIFLMPSPADWTNGHLGLLMLALIVVAIMLGFPTAFTLMGMGVLFAWLAYRHANPAIAVEQTLDLMVQRAYAVMTNDVLISVPLFVFMGYLVERANLIEKLFRSLHLALAWLPGSLAVATLITCAVFATATGIVGAVVTLMGLLAFPAMLRAGYSPQLSAGAVTAGGCLGILIPPSVLLIVYGATAGVSVVQLYAGAFFPGLMLAGLYIVYAIIIAKLKPSLAPPLSREERVIPLSGFAATLHDQFSHRALPALLLAFKGRRNADVPAGYLMRQLGVVLMPAFVVAVAMSLMYAAVTAPRAVEASGGLVEMGAATEAAPQSFDDLQAPPADSDAPAPLNADPATVTPKPATAQDVAPATALPAAPAADAPSRPAPAWFWITLAVVAAALALFYWFFNFARLEIFKLLLSSFFPLAVMILAVLGSIVFGLATPTEAAAVGSLGGAVLAAAYGQLNYGVVRDSVFLTVKTSAMVCWLFVGSSIFSAAFALLGGQALVEEWVLSLDLTPVQFMILAQVIIFLLGWPLEWTEIIIIFMPIFIPLLDNFGIDPLFFGLLVALNLQTAFLSPPVAMAAFYLKGVAPPHVTLNQIFAGMLPFMAIQVVALALLYVFPEIGLWLPEVLYR; encoded by the coding sequence ATGAGAAAGGAACTGTGGTTCGGCGTGACGCTGATGGTGCTGATCATCGGCGCCGTGATCTTCCTGATGCCGTCCCCGGCCGACTGGACCAACGGCCACCTGGGCCTGTTGATGCTGGCGCTGATCGTGGTGGCGATCATGCTCGGCTTTCCCACGGCGTTCACGCTGATGGGCATGGGCGTGCTGTTCGCGTGGCTGGCGTACCGCCACGCCAACCCCGCCATCGCCGTGGAGCAGACGCTGGACCTGATGGTCCAGCGCGCCTATGCGGTCATGACCAACGACGTGCTGATTTCGGTGCCGCTGTTCGTGTTCATGGGCTACCTGGTCGAGCGCGCCAACCTGATCGAGAAGCTGTTCCGCAGCCTGCACCTGGCGCTGGCGTGGCTGCCGGGGTCGCTGGCGGTGGCCACGCTGATTACCTGCGCGGTGTTTGCCACGGCCACCGGCATCGTCGGCGCGGTGGTGACGCTGATGGGGCTGCTGGCATTCCCGGCGATGCTGCGCGCCGGCTACAGCCCGCAGCTGTCGGCCGGGGCGGTCACCGCCGGCGGCTGCCTGGGCATCCTGATTCCGCCGTCGGTGCTGCTGATCGTCTACGGCGCCACGGCTGGCGTGTCGGTCGTGCAGCTCTATGCGGGTGCGTTCTTCCCGGGGCTGATGCTGGCCGGGCTCTACATCGTCTACGCGATCATCATCGCCAAGCTCAAGCCGTCGCTGGCGCCGCCGCTGTCGCGCGAGGAACGGGTCATTCCGCTGTCCGGCTTCGCGGCCACGCTGCACGACCAGTTCAGCCATCGCGCGCTGCCCGCGCTGCTGCTGGCTTTCAAGGGACGCCGCAACGCCGACGTGCCGGCCGGCTACCTGATGCGCCAGCTGGGCGTGGTGCTGATGCCCGCGTTCGTGGTGGCCGTGGCGATGAGCCTGATGTACGCGGCGGTGACCGCGCCGCGCGCCGTGGAGGCGTCCGGCGGCCTGGTCGAGATGGGCGCCGCCACCGAGGCCGCGCCGCAATCGTTCGACGACCTGCAGGCCCCGCCGGCCGACAGCGACGCGCCCGCGCCGCTCAACGCCGACCCGGCCACGGTAACGCCCAAGCCCGCCACCGCGCAGGACGTCGCCCCGGCCACGGCCCTGCCGGCTGCCCCGGCGGCTGATGCGCCGTCCCGGCCTGCCCCGGCGTGGTTCTGGATCACGCTGGCCGTCGTGGCCGCCGCGCTGGCGCTGTTCTACTGGTTCTTCAACTTCGCCCGGCTGGAAATCTTCAAGCTGCTGCTGTCGTCGTTCTTCCCGCTGGCGGTGATGATCCTGGCCGTGCTCGGCTCGATCGTGTTCGGGCTGGCCACGCCCACCGAGGCTGCCGCCGTGGGCTCGCTCGGCGGCGCGGTGCTGGCGGCCGCGTACGGCCAGCTCAACTACGGCGTGGTGCGCGATTCGGTGTTCCTGACGGTCAAGACCAGCGCGATGGTGTGCTGGCTGTTCGTCGGCTCGTCGATCTTCTCGGCCGCGTTCGCGCTGCTGGGCGGCCAGGCGCTGGTCGAGGAATGGGTGCTGTCGCTGGACCTCACGCCCGTGCAGTTCATGATCCTGGCGCAGGTCATCATCTTCCTGCTGGGCTGGCCGCTGGAATGGACCGAGATCATCATCATCTTCATGCCGATCTTCATCCCGCTGCTGGACAACTTCGGCATCGACCCGCTGTTCTTCGGCCTGCTGGTCGCGCTGAACCTGCAGACAGCCTTCCTGTCGCCCCCGGTGGCAATGGCCGCGTTCTACCTCAAGGGCGTGGCCCCGCCCCACGTCACGCTGAACCAGATCTTCGCCGGCATGCTGCCGTTCATGGCCATCCAGGTGGTGGCGCTGGCGCTGCTGTACGTGTTCCCGGAAATCGGGCTGTGGCTGCCGGAGGTTTTGTATCGGTAG
- a CDS encoding LysR family transcriptional regulator: MDRLQSMRVFAKVVELGSFARAAQQLEMSNAVVTRYVADLESHLGTRLLNRTTRSLSLTDAGETYLQRCAQILEDVEEAESIVTARSQSLSGTLRLVAPVMFGLHLLPQTLERFHQMYPDVVFDVQLSDRMVDIVEEGRDVGVMLSDLGLGSHLVARPLISAEIILCASPGYLREHPPLRTAHDLSSHRAIAMRLPTAEHEWTLSGPEGEVTVPIRPGLLCSNAELAHQAALSNMGIAMLSSYLARPNIEAGRLVHILPQYQLPRRDVSVVYPSRKFLPTKVRAFIDFLLEEGKQRAGESVAKAVAK; the protein is encoded by the coding sequence ATGGATCGGCTGCAATCGATGCGCGTCTTCGCCAAGGTGGTCGAACTTGGCAGCTTCGCCCGTGCGGCGCAGCAACTTGAAATGTCCAACGCCGTGGTCACCCGCTACGTGGCCGATCTGGAGAGCCACCTCGGCACCCGGCTGCTGAACCGCACCACGCGCAGCCTGTCGCTGACCGACGCCGGGGAGACCTACCTGCAGCGCTGCGCGCAGATCCTGGAGGACGTGGAGGAAGCCGAATCCATCGTCACGGCCCGGAGCCAATCACTATCCGGGACGCTGCGGCTGGTGGCGCCGGTCATGTTCGGGCTGCACCTGCTGCCGCAGACGCTGGAACGCTTCCACCAGATGTATCCCGACGTGGTGTTCGACGTGCAATTGTCCGACCGCATGGTCGATATCGTCGAGGAGGGGCGCGACGTCGGCGTGATGCTGTCCGATCTGGGGCTGGGATCCCATCTTGTGGCGCGCCCGCTGATCTCGGCCGAGATCATCCTGTGCGCGTCGCCCGGCTATCTGCGCGAGCACCCGCCGCTGCGTACCGCCCATGACCTGTCCAGCCATCGCGCCATCGCGATGCGGCTGCCGACCGCCGAGCACGAGTGGACGCTGTCCGGCCCCGAAGGCGAGGTCACGGTGCCGATCCGGCCCGGCCTGCTGTGCAGCAACGCCGAGCTGGCGCACCAGGCGGCGCTGTCCAACATGGGCATCGCGATGCTGTCGTCGTATCTGGCGCGGCCCAATATCGAGGCCGGCCGGCTGGTGCACATCCTGCCGCAGTACCAGTTGCCGCGCCGCGACGTGAGCGTGGTCTACCCGAGCCGCAAGTTCCTGCCGACCAAGGTGCGCGCGTTCATCGACTTCCTGCTGGAGGAAGGCAAGCAGCGCGCCGGCGAGAGCGTCGCCAAGGCCGTCGCCAAATAG
- a CDS encoding TRAP transporter substrate-binding protein, giving the protein MAARRKDGTGGAGEKVSRRGFIGGATAAAAGAATMGFPAIVKAQGPVTMRWQSTWPTKDIFHEFAGDFVKKVNDMSGGEIKIELLPAGAVVKAFDLIDAVSKGTLDGGHGVIAYWYGKNSALALWGSGPAWGMDPNMLLAWHKYGGGKELQQEIYKSLNLDVVSFLYGPMPTQPLGWFKKPITKPEDFKGLKFRTVGLSIDIFTGLGAAVNALPGAEIVPAMDRGLLDAAEFNNASSDRALGFQDVSKVCMLRSFHQCSEQFEILFNRKRYEALSPKLRALIANAVDASSAEMSMKAIDRYAKDYQALQEQGVKFYATPNSVLQAQLKIWDEIVARKEKENPMFKKVNDSMKAFAQRSTRWQNDTNVDYRMAASYYFSTKRG; this is encoded by the coding sequence ATGGCAGCAAGGCGCAAGGATGGCACCGGCGGTGCCGGTGAGAAGGTTTCGCGGCGCGGCTTCATCGGCGGCGCCACCGCGGCGGCGGCCGGCGCAGCCACGATGGGCTTTCCGGCCATCGTCAAGGCCCAGGGGCCGGTCACCATGCGCTGGCAGAGCACGTGGCCGACCAAGGACATCTTCCACGAGTTCGCCGGCGACTTCGTCAAGAAGGTCAACGACATGTCGGGCGGCGAGATCAAGATCGAGCTGCTGCCGGCCGGCGCCGTGGTCAAGGCGTTCGACCTGATCGACGCGGTCAGCAAGGGCACGCTGGACGGCGGCCACGGCGTGATTGCCTACTGGTACGGCAAGAACTCGGCGCTGGCACTCTGGGGCTCGGGCCCGGCCTGGGGCATGGACCCGAACATGCTGCTGGCCTGGCACAAGTACGGCGGGGGCAAGGAACTGCAGCAGGAGATCTACAAGAGCCTGAACCTGGACGTGGTGTCGTTCCTGTACGGGCCGATGCCCACGCAGCCGCTGGGCTGGTTCAAGAAGCCGATCACCAAGCCCGAGGACTTCAAGGGGCTGAAATTCCGCACGGTCGGGCTGTCGATCGACATCTTCACCGGGCTGGGCGCCGCCGTGAACGCGCTGCCGGGCGCCGAGATCGTGCCGGCGATGGACCGCGGGCTGCTGGACGCCGCCGAGTTCAACAACGCCAGCTCGGACCGCGCGCTGGGCTTCCAGGACGTCTCCAAGGTCTGCATGCTGCGCAGCTTCCACCAGTGCTCGGAGCAGTTCGAGATCCTGTTCAACCGCAAGCGCTACGAGGCGCTGTCGCCCAAGCTGCGCGCGCTGATCGCCAATGCCGTGGACGCCAGCTCGGCCGAGATGTCGATGAAGGCCATCGACCGGTACGCGAAGGACTACCAGGCGCTGCAGGAACAGGGCGTGAAGTTCTATGCCACGCCCAACTCGGTGCTCCAGGCGCAGTTGAAGATCTGGGACGAGATCGTCGCGCGCAAGGAAAAAGAGAACCCGATGTTCAAGAAGGTCAACGACTCGATGAAGGCGTTTGCCCAGCGCAGCACGCGCTGGCAGAACGACACCAACGTCGACTACCGGATGGCCGCCTCGTACTACTTCTCGACCAAACGCGGCTGA
- a CDS encoding YbdD/YjiX family protein, whose product MLEQIGTMGRYLGQSLRLMVGLPDYQTYVAHMESTHPDRAPMTYEEFFRERQEARYGGGQGKCC is encoded by the coding sequence ATGCTCGAACAGATCGGTACCATGGGCCGCTACCTGGGCCAGTCGCTGCGGCTGATGGTGGGCCTGCCCGACTACCAGACCTACGTGGCCCACATGGAAAGCACCCACCCGGACCGCGCGCCGATGACGTACGAGGAATTCTTCCGCGAGCGTCAGGAGGCCCGCTACGGCGGCGGCCAGGGCAAGTGCTGCTGA
- a CDS encoding response regulator, with protein sequence MTVLHDEDLVPPPSNAPARVLLIDDHALVRDGMRMHLALQPGLEVVGEADDGEAALAWLAGAGPASVPELVITDIGMRGMGGIALAGALHDRYPEVAVLIVSMHDNLEYVRQAIRAGARGYVLKDAPADELMAAIQAVLAGRVFYSARIARGMAEQAISPLDALTPRERDILHGIGRGQSNKDIAARLGVSVRTVETHRLNLKRKLGIEGRAELVKYAVQQLGLDRNPA encoded by the coding sequence ATGACCGTTTTGCACGACGAAGACCTCGTCCCACCGCCCTCGAACGCCCCGGCCCGCGTGCTGCTGATCGACGACCACGCGCTGGTGCGCGACGGCATGCGCATGCACCTGGCGCTGCAGCCGGGCCTGGAAGTGGTGGGCGAGGCCGACGACGGCGAGGCGGCGCTGGCGTGGCTGGCCGGCGCCGGCCCGGCCAGCGTGCCCGAGCTGGTGATTACCGACATCGGCATGCGCGGCATGGGCGGCATTGCGCTGGCCGGGGCGCTGCACGACCGGTATCCGGAGGTAGCCGTGCTGATCGTGTCGATGCACGACAACCTTGAATACGTGCGCCAGGCCATCCGGGCCGGCGCGCGCGGCTACGTGCTCAAGGATGCGCCGGCCGACGAGCTGATGGCGGCCATCCAGGCCGTGCTGGCCGGGCGGGTGTTCTACAGCGCGCGCATTGCCCGCGGCATGGCCGAGCAGGCGATCAGCCCGCTGGACGCGCTGACGCCGCGCGAGCGCGACATCCTGCACGGCATCGGCCGGGGCCAGTCGAACAAGGACATCGCCGCGCGGCTCGGGGTGTCGGTGCGCACGGTGGAAACGCACCGGCTCAACCTCAAGCGCAAGCTGGGCATCGAGGGCCGCGCGGAACTGGTCAAGTACGCGGTGCAGCAGCTGGGCCTGGACCGCAACCCGGCCTAG
- a CDS encoding cache domain-containing protein — protein MKLRQKILLLAVAPLAVAMLGIAFAVRYQATALARHERALVEAAYLQSKETELRHYVDLAQSAIAPMVQSGRTDAATRQAAMEALARLDYGPDGYFFLYDLQGRNLMHPRQPELVGQDLWLMRDPQGALTIQKLVTAAKAGGGSVRYMWQKPSSKQTVPKLGYVVAVPGWNWMLGTGIYLDDVERTLRQLDARAETDIRETMAWIGVIAGISILLVAASGLALNISEHREADAKLRQLAQRVVQSQEEERARLSRELHDGIGQLLVSVKLVLEAAANRIRTAPADGAAVAPILGMALHRLDSAFNEVRRVARNLRPALLDDLGLFAALQHLAREMQAGSTLSVEVAQSGQPRTLSDEQATALFRIAQEALANVERHAHARHVRIELDFSPSATRLTVRDDGTGFDVARMQHDPQRGIGLRNLRERMAALGGQFDIVSMPSGTRLVAVLPASAASAVAAVPPVSTDIPLS, from the coding sequence ATGAAACTCCGCCAAAAGATCCTGTTGCTGGCCGTGGCGCCCCTGGCCGTCGCGATGCTCGGCATCGCCTTTGCCGTGCGCTACCAGGCCACCGCGCTGGCGCGCCACGAGCGCGCGCTGGTGGAAGCCGCCTACCTGCAGAGCAAGGAAACCGAGCTGCGCCACTACGTCGACCTGGCCCAGAGCGCCATTGCGCCGATGGTGCAGTCGGGCCGCACCGACGCCGCCACGCGCCAGGCGGCCATGGAGGCACTGGCCCGGCTGGACTACGGCCCGGACGGCTACTTCTTCCTCTACGACCTGCAGGGTCGGAATCTGATGCATCCGCGCCAGCCCGAGCTGGTGGGACAGGACCTGTGGCTGATGCGCGACCCGCAGGGCGCGCTGACGATCCAGAAGCTGGTGACGGCCGCCAAGGCTGGCGGCGGGTCCGTGCGCTACATGTGGCAGAAGCCGTCGTCGAAGCAGACCGTGCCCAAGCTGGGCTACGTGGTGGCCGTGCCGGGCTGGAACTGGATGCTCGGCACCGGCATCTACCTGGACGACGTCGAGCGGACGCTGCGCCAGCTCGACGCGCGCGCCGAGACCGACATCCGCGAGACCATGGCCTGGATCGGCGTGATCGCCGGCATCAGCATCCTGCTGGTGGCCGCCAGCGGGCTGGCGCTGAACATCAGCGAACACCGCGAGGCCGACGCCAAGCTGCGCCAGCTTGCGCAGCGCGTGGTGCAGTCGCAGGAAGAGGAACGCGCGCGGCTGTCGCGCGAGCTGCACGACGGCATCGGCCAGTTGCTGGTGTCGGTCAAGCTGGTGCTGGAAGCCGCCGCCAACCGCATCCGCACGGCCCCGGCCGACGGTGCCGCGGTGGCACCCATCCTTGGCATGGCGCTGCACCGGCTCGATTCGGCGTTCAACGAGGTGCGGCGCGTGGCCCGCAACCTGCGCCCCGCCCTGCTGGACGACCTGGGCCTGTTTGCGGCGCTGCAGCATCTGGCGCGCGAGATGCAGGCCGGCAGCACGCTAAGCGTGGAGGTGGCGCAGTCCGGCCAGCCGCGCACGCTGTCCGACGAGCAGGCCACGGCGCTGTTCCGCATCGCGCAGGAGGCGCTGGCCAACGTGGAGCGCCACGCGCACGCGCGGCATGTCCGCATCGAACTCGATTTCTCGCCGTCGGCCACGCGCCTGACCGTGCGCGACGACGGCACCGGCTTCGACGTCGCCCGCATGCAGCACGATCCGCAGCGCGGCATCGGCCTGCGCAACCTGCGCGAGCGCATGGCCGCGCTGGGCGGACAGTTCGACATCGTGTCGATGCCGTCCGGCACGCGGCTGGTGGCGGTGCTGCCGGCGTCCGCTGCGTCGGCCGTGGCCGCCGTGCCCCCCGTTTCCACCGATATCCCCCTGTCATGA
- a CDS encoding type II toxin-antitoxin system VapC family toxin yields the protein MRLLLDTHIALWAATAAPQLSQAAARLIDDPANEIHVSTVSLWEIGIKAGLGKLPLTATQASAMFDLCGYQSLALAKSHARTLDGLAMNADHKDPFDRMLVAQALTEGMTLLTADAKMMAYRPTARLV from the coding sequence TTGAGACTGCTCCTGGATACGCACATTGCATTGTGGGCTGCCACGGCTGCGCCCCAGCTGTCGCAGGCAGCGGCGCGGCTCATCGACGATCCCGCAAACGAGATCCATGTATCGACGGTCAGCCTGTGGGAAATCGGCATCAAGGCCGGCCTGGGGAAGCTGCCTTTGACAGCCACCCAGGCCTCGGCCATGTTCGACCTCTGCGGATATCAGTCGCTGGCGCTCGCCAAGTCTCATGCGCGGACGCTGGATGGCCTGGCAATGAATGCCGACCACAAGGACCCCTTCGACCGGATGCTGGTGGCCCAGGCATTGACCGAAGGCATGACCTTGCTGACCGCCGACGCAAAGATGATGGCTTACAGGCCGACCGCGCGGCTGGTCTGA